The genomic segment GTAATAGAATTACCTTCTGGATGACAAGAAAAATAATAGATTAATTTTGAGGGCTTCTTTAATGCCCAATACCTAGTTTTTAAAGagtcaaatttaatttaaacatttaGTAAAGACCTAGAGTTTGTGCAATTTATTTTACCgattgtataatattatttcagCATTGCTCTATAAATGCTAGGATTTCTCTTTGTATCTACCAGTTTACGTTGCATGATATCTGGATTCTTAGCTACATATGTATATGATGAATCTGTTTAGGgcaataatattaaaaagggTCATACATAGTCGATAAGGCCAGCTAGAAGTGTGTCGAGGACATGTATATTCCTGAATCATTTTATACACATTATCAACTGCCCCTTTGGTGGAATTGTATGACAATAATCATTTATggtcttttattttctttaccggAATCAGACTTAACCTGATGTTGCGTATTCAGAACAAACAGTTGGCACACAAAATACCATGGCAACTTGATCCGAAAAGGCAAATTCAGACGAGAAAACAGCTCAATTTTGAGAACTGGTAAGTTACATTGGAGTCTCGGATTTGTTTTTGCGAACAGTTCAAAGCAAAGTTAGATTTTTGGTCAGAAGAAATTCGGCCAAGGCTAGGAACGTAAAGAAATAATCTGTAGTAACTCGTCGACCAGTGCCATATAaatctgttactattctgaaaccTTGTTTTTCTTAGGTTGTGCTTCTGGTTGCTTGTCTGTGTAAATTTGCAAATTATGCAGGTATAATGTTTCTACGTCTACTAGTTTCCAATGAATTACAAAAAGCAGCAATTCATGCAGCCAAAACTTGTCTGTTTCACGCctttcttattgttgatttatcatCAAATCTGATAAAATATCCTACCTAATTAAATCTATTACGAGGCATTGAAACTGTATTGCGACGAATTGATGCATCTTTACGCCACATTTCTGCAACTTAGACTTAAGCTTTAGATTGGTAAGAGCTTTAGATTGCTGCGAGATGAATTTATCTTTTTCTGTGGTAATTGTAACAGACGCCCTCTCAGTTTTGCAAGACATTAAAAGCCCTCCTTTTAATCATTCTAACAATAttctactatataaaaaatatcatataaatttaaagataatgaatggaTATTATCAGCACAAGGATATTCATAAATTCACGTGGATTCAGCCAACAAGGAATatgaaatcaataatcgattactgtATATGCAAAGAAAACTCCACAATAAAAGTTAATTGTTAGAGTTCatcgaggagcagaatgtggatctgatcactatttgcttaaagcgtcactactatttacatttaaaggaagccaacgacaaaatgaaagcgaaagttcaatgatactgcaagacatttcaacaaagagatataatctacaaggttttgaaaatgagtctacccagtttctgtatcgaatgaggttaaatctgaaattgcacgatgtttgttactcctcaccagttaatacgtacaacgaaattatgaaagctcttgacgaaGCTGCATTGGAGAAGTGAatagcataaaaaatagaaatgaatggtggaataaagaaatagaagatcttgtggggaagaagaagaatatgtataacaaatggctagcaacaaaggacccttactatcgacaacagtacaacagcttaaacaaagaagtaaaaaaaagaggtaaataaagccaaaaatgagatgtggaatcGGAAGCCTCCGATAACGTAGAAAATCttatgggtacagcaagaagtaaagaagcctggaaaacaattagaggtagtagaacagatagaaaagaatgcagtaggttaactctaataaccccagaattatgggtcggatattatgaacaaatgctgacagaagatcgaacagaattccaagatgatattcaattattataagacataatacaaagttattttattaacaaaatccctaatgtcgtactatcaaataaagaaaaccgtacatttttaatttgagaaccgctgactacctgaggcaaatctgaacagacacttttattacttatgcgataggctaaaacgatcctacttTAACAATATTTCTGGAAGAACGTCGAGATGGAAGAGGAGGGTCACAGCTCCATAGACGTTTCGATATTTCAGTACacattttattgcttcttctaacTTTCTCGTCTATAAGGTCACTTTCCATCTTCTCTGCAACCTTATTCTTTACTATCGTTTTTTATGAATATTACTTATGAACTGTCCTCTAATATCACAAATCGGGGTCTTAATCATCATCTTGAGTGTGATTTTTCCTATCGTTCTGATCATCACTGTCAAAgtcaaaattatttattatttcctcAAGCTCAGCTTGTTTTAAGGGTTTCgctaacattttaacatttttgttctgttttaagtATAAAATGATTTTTGTAATACTGTTAGtacacataaataaataaacaattgtcGACTAACTTTGGTTGCTTCAGATTAAGTGCCGCGCCGGGCTGCCGGCAGTGCCAGCTAATAATATAATCATTGAAGAAATCAAGGTCACTTAAAAACTAGTCTTGTATATACTAGATCGTTCAACAAGTTTATAGCCATACTTAAAAGCCTTAACTAGAgccaaaaactaaaaaacaataaatatccaAATATGTAACGTAGAATACTACGTGGGGTCCTTCAGGGAATCCTTTAATCAAAATGCAGTGTTCATGGATGTtaattattaaaactttttgaaagGTATTAAAAGTTATGTTAAAACCTTAAAAACTTAGGTATTTAAGATTTCAGGGATAGCTTTAGCCCATTATTTAACTGGACGTTAAAAAATATGATCTTTGGGTTCATACCCAAAAACATACACTAACATACATATTCACAAattatattaaagttttttttttgttacagatgAATTCTGAAGAGGAGTCTATTTTAAATGAGAATCAACTccaagatttaataaataaatatgttacgGAGCTACagcaaatgaaaaataaagaGATAGTTAAAAATACAGCAGAATCCACAGATGTTAAAATACATAATTACTCAATACGtcccaaagaaaataaaatagcaaaagaacaaTTTTACTTAACAGTTAACTACCAAATAGATGAAAAAGAACATAAAgcgaatttttttataaaaattattagcaaGTTAAACTCACTAATGTACCAAATAGCCGAAGAGACTTCTGCGTtcgaaaaagaaaagtttttttatGAGTTGTATGTTCCGTATCTAAAAGAAGAAGGTTTTGATTGCGACTACATCTGCAAAAGTTATTTTTGTGAGTCAGATGTTGTTGTATTAGAAGATCTTGATGTATCTGGTTATAAAATCTttgaaaaagaaaagtatttggaCTTGGATCATTGTAGAGCCTGTCTGAAAACCATGGCACGATTCCATGCCGACTCTATCCTGTTTGAATTAAATAAATCAAAAGATCTTGATTGGGAATATAAACTAGAGGAAGCATTTCCAGAAATATTTGAAGATACGGTATTCATTGacctaaacaaattaattattaaacacTGTCAATATGTAGTAAGGGGATTACGCAAACTCACGAGTTTTCTTCCTGATCATAGAATATCCGAAAAAGAATTTGTTAGTGCATTTGATAGAGGTCTTTCAAAAATACCTAAAGAAATGAGTGATAACATCAAAAACTACAGGTCAGTCATATCTCATGGTTGCTTATGGGCTAATAAGTTTCTTTTTAAGTATGATGGAGATAACAACATAATTTCTTGCAAAATTGTAGATTTTCAATCCATAGGTTTACAGCCTCCAGTGTATGATGTACTCAGCTTCTTATATATGAATACAAGAAAAAGTTTTCGGGACGAATATCTTCAAGATCTGTTTGATTATTATTATCAGTGTTTCTCAAGTTTTATTGAAAAAGGGGGTTATACTGCGAGCGAAATTATCAGTGAGGGGGAGTTTTATGAGGCGTATAAGAAACTGAGGTTTCTTATCAAAGTACATTCAATGGTAGATAAAAGTATTATGCTAATACCGGATGTGATATATACCGATCATTTAAAAAATGATGAAGATTATACTTACTTTTTGTTTGAAGGTCGCCCAGATATTATGGTTAAGATATTTCTAGGCAACAGTTATTATAGAGAAATTCTAACAGAAGATTTAATTGAAATGCGTTCGATTTTATTTGATGACGAAAGATAATTCTATTTATGATAAGAGGGCAGTAACGTTATCGGATAGTAAAATTTTTAAAGAGGTTCTGGAACTGTTTACTTTTACCAAGTCAAGTTAGATATTACGATTATATGGTATTTTCTCTATAAATGCTAACTTATAAGAATATCCCGATTtaaggaatagaaattttaggtcCCGAAACATTTAAGTCTACTCCTTATAGCATAACTAAGTTAGATTTTTTACTTGCCATAACTGTATATACGAGATTAATAGTTAAAATGTTGAATAGTTGAAATGTAAGCGATATTACTTATCTGGAAAATATTTCTTGGTCATTCTGTTTTTGTCCAAGAAATCGCAGAGCAAGTTACGCTCAGGAGCCCTAACAAAATCTTTATCATCTGATTTTAAAAGATCTGCTGCTAGTTGATCGTCTCCAATGGCGTTTTTCAGTCTCACGATCACTTGTACCCCTCCTTTGAGCTTGATTTAGTTTTAATCGGTATTAAATCTTGTAATCACCTTCTCTCCTTCCTGAGATTATTTTCCTCTTTGTCTTTTTAGGAATAAGTCATTGGGTGAAGTCCGTAAGTTCATAatctttattttgttattttaaaatttttattttctcaacatgtcgcaaaatttttttttatcctaACTCAAATCTATTGGAGATGGACCTTGCTTCCTTGTACTCTTCACTGCTTTATTTGTTGCATCTATCTGTAGCATTGCGTACCACAACACTTTTGTTGTCCATATCTTCCTTATATTAATAATCCCACCATACGTGATTATTTTTTCGCCCTCTCAACTTATTTGCTGATTTACCTGATTTGTCTTTTCCAGACATCTAATACActttaaaaaaatcggttgcctgtaaagtcggttttacgggcgaagattttacgtgacaacgtctttttctcggtagaatatttattgatatgaatattattaaattgcacaataggaacaaggaattgaatgaaaataagaattgcacaaattttaactatagaaatatattttgtttactaaaacattgtacatgtaaacttaaacttaactaatttctatttgagtgattttgttgaggataggacgatgataggagaaatatgaaatgaaaggaagtgtttctgctgtaatgtgtcttgaacgccaagaacgctcgagaaagacagagacacaagcacggaagcacgcaccgattcaacgcgcctaattatctagtgctgcgcgcgcagcggaccgatcatgtttgagtgggagagagacgcaaggcattcgccggtccggcgggcctctctctcgttcggtgactcatcgtaacagacgtgagcgggcgttacactttttcatgaatgactccgagccacaacctaatttaagacgttgtcacgtcaaaacaacTGTGTCAACAGTAGATCAAACGTAAGACTCAACAAtacatatttcaataattttaaacagCTTTTGAAACGTTTAACAATGTAGCTGAGTATTTTGTAACTATGACTTCACTGCCTATTTAAAGCAAATTAAGTTAAGCAAGgattgttttaatgtattttaccttttctttgtaatatttacaataaattatatatttcatATAAGTACTTTGCTAATTGTTATTTTACTTCCGTATTATTCTGTGTCCTAGAATAACGTTGTTAAGAATAGAATATTTTGACCAAGTTAAAGGTATTATCGTCAAGCAAATATTCACACGATGTCAACACTACCAGGCCACTTGCATTGCTAACAATATAATCCACAGTTAaaaagaacttctgaactgttccAGCCGAGCCAAGAGCctaatagactttttaaagactAAACAGTTGCTTAACAAATTATAAttacataatattattattaaaaggaaaaaaacagttaatatttgacttcacgtatagtgcgtctgtatatccgcttatacgtatttcgccctaaaagggctcttcagaacggctattcacagtcgctctgaacgtgaaaataaatctcttctgtcttaggaaacaactctaacatggcttcgtatggacgcaaatagcgacatctgatattaaatcttTAATCTGTGCcgtctaagaattgcaaggcaaaacagacgttaacAAAGATGTTGATAGAGACATaagaaatctaaaaattgcattccacaacatatctcctcaactaagcaaaaatccttagcgaattggtttctagtagccgtacagagtatatcggaataaaaggaaaaaagacagttaagatttgatttaacGTATAGTGAGTCTGTGTCTCAGCTTATaagtatttcgccctaaaagggctcttcagaacggctattcacagtcgctctgaacgtgaaaataaatctcttcTATCTTAGGAAagaactctaacatggcttcgtatggacgcaaatagcaaCAATTAGAATATAATCGTTATGGTTTATTGGCAAATATGAAAGAATATAGTCTATAGTTAGGTTACTCTGAGAGTGCAGTATGGTTAAGATTTCACGCCATGTGCTTGGCATGTACAAACAGGTAGTCACGTACAGAATCGCACAAAGATCTTTACAATAGGGATTTTGGATCTATTGCGAGTAAAActaccttttttttattttaatttataatgcaAATTAGAATAAAACAGGcagacattatatatatatatatatatatatatatatatatatatatatatatatatatatatatatatatattataatagacactcagatgcaaaaatacgcaacggagaaaattttgctcaaattcaaagtattttaatttttttatttttagccccaTTTTAATGATTGTTTTAacacactgtgtataaatttatagattttaatttagtatagtcagttttttaataaaattttgtatttgacttattattcggggttaattaaaacgtggttttattaccCTAACTTTAAAACATTCTGTGGAATAATTTCGTTTGCAAATTTTCGTAAAAACTTATTTTTCTGTTACAACCATGTCTtttaagcattgtgttttttgtttcatgtcaaaatatgccttggttcattttttagagccaaatgaatttgctacccacaatttaggacttttttttAGTATGATTATGTTTTTACGAGTTATTatagttattttgtaatacgacgaggtggctttggcGACTGTTATTATTATGTtatattgacacttacattttgtttacatatgattgatcatggttcttagtgtcgaagattgtgtGAAAGCAGTTGCTCTGattgaagatgggcgaaattatgaatatgtgatTAGCGTACTACACACTCATCTCTCTATCGtccaaagggtagtggaacgttttatatGAACTGAAACAAACGTAAAACGGGAAGTGGCTGGAAAcgcaaaactaccgctttagatgatcgttttatacgagtcaacgctttgcgggatcgtcatttaacagccGTGCAAACAATAAATTAacttcaagaggttcgaggcaatagtgtaagtgtatttacagttcaccgaagattacatgaatttggtttgcaaagttcccaaattacttccacggcacagagtggctagactacaattttccaggtaaaatttacattagaatttaggacaatggagtaatgttctttttacggatgagtcgagatactgtctcCACTCATCAGATTAAATAGAACGGGTATGGCATtgaactggagagagatttgcggagagcgctttcagtccccgcgttagccatggaggggCAGGAATATCATGAGAGacgcacactgaattggtatttattgagggttcgttgactgGACACCGGTATATTACCCTTTTCTCTATAGTACCCTTTTCTCActatatcggcgatgattttctattaacgcaagataatgcgcgatcccactctgcaatgtgtgtcacgcaatatttagaggaggttggtattaataaaataaactggcaagcgtgttcgccagatctgaacccaatatAGCACGTCtgggacatgcttggtagaaatattaggtctcaaagtcgcaccagcctcaattaacgaaaTTCGCTTGGCTTTAGAAGAGGAACGGCAAAACATTTAGCAAGATGATATTTGCAACCTtatagacagcatgagccgacatctacaggcagttatagaggaTAGGCAATtcaaagtattaagttattttttgtagtttttctttgttatttgcatACTTAgtttaagttacatttaagttgttttttttatgttttgttattgttatcattgttcattaaaaccaagatcatgtctttgcttttattcattatttaaatacagtacTTCTGTGGGTATGACATTTCTTGGgtatcagtcaccaaagccccatcgtcgtattacaaattaatacaaaagataatggtaataatagaaAAACCGGTAAATTGTGGGTAGCAAAGTCATTTTGCTTCTAAAAATAAACTAACCCATATTtttacatgaaacaaaaaacataatatttagaagATATGGTTGCAACCGCAATTTTACGAAAATCtgctaacggaattattccacaggatgtttcaaagttaggataaaaaacaaTCTTTCAATTAACCCCGTATAATAGGTCAaatacaaaattgtaataaaaaacctGCAATACAATACAATTTaccaaaatagggctaaaaataaaaacacagaaatactttgaatttgaccaaagttttgtttttttttgcatctgagtagatatatatatatatatatatatatatatatatatatatatatatatatatatatatatatatatatatatatataaacatacatAAAAATGTAATGGTATGCCTCACAAAACAGctaaacaaaaagcaaaatgtGTATCTATGGACTAACCATATATGACAACCGGATTTCTGACttttggtcgtcttcagtacggtgcagccaagttagaaaagtagcatgttaacttgggaaagggtCACACTACAAGAACaatgcattttgtggcattatatATCATACAGAGACATTATAAATCAGAGAAGATGCGTTTTGAGTCTAAGTTATATGAAATACAAATGGAGGTGCCGTAAAGCTCCAAAAATTGTTCTTTAATTTACCAAATTCCAAGCTGTAGATAGTGAGGTGTTATGTTCTTTCTATACTACTATACAAAGTATACGGTgatgaaaaatctccgacaatggttaaAAAccgcttaatttttttaaagagcgctaaacaaaaccatgatagccttgatgatcgccaacatctgaAGGGTATAGAGGCACTGaagaaaaaaagttattgaattatGACTATTCATATACACATTTAGTTAACTAATGTTAATTCAGCTGAAATAGAGCCAAACGTAAACGTATATATCTTACAAGTTACCTTaagtttgtaaaactgttattcaTATTTATAGCATACAAAACAATTTACCTCAAGGTATTTTCGATAATACCAAAATTAGCATAAATGAACACAACAAATGTTTCCAACTATATCAAATTTGCATTGAAACTACTGGAAAATACAGCATCGTCATACAAATAAACCAGAAATGGCATtaagtttgttaattaaaatacCGCCCTTTAAATTGACTTGTCACACCAAAAATACAAACTGTGATGGATTGATGCAATAAGACTATTTTCGTGTTTAACGTATATAAAACTTTTTCAATATTCGCTGATGAATAAACTAATTTCAGTGACGTCAAACCGTGCTCAAAAACCTTTTATAAATgacgaaattaaaattttatctttaaaCAGCCATTCGcgaaaaataaactttaaaaaagcGGAGTATAGATAGCTGCATATTTCATTGGAATAGAgactcaaataaaaaattaagtgttTATAAAAACAAGCCCAAAATGtagcattttttttaattatctaggaccacacaaaaatggaacgagaacttaatagagcgagtcattgaaaacaacagaggcttaaaatgtctaagacccgcactgggagttcaaaaaatcatcaaaaaaaaagacgccaacaataaggtataaaaggacaaatataaaataacaaatattgtcgaagacttctacacatccttgtacacCTCGCAAGGCCAGtttaatgaaacaacaaaggagaacgtcaaaagaaaaataaaaaacgtgggatcagaaatactaccaaatataaaaggattcgaaatagaaagagccttaaaagaactaaaaaataataaaggtccaggacacgacggtataattgccgagctttTGAAAACaggcaagacattaacaatccctgtactaacagagctatttaatagatgtctccataatagcaagatccctaaacaccggaacgagagtctagtaatacttttacacaaaaaaggggacaaatgtgatctacagaattatagacctatatcgttgctcagtcaagtatacaaactatttatgagaattattaacaaccggttaatctacaaaatggacaattaccaaccggttgaacaggctggcttccgcaaaggatatagtacatcagaccatctgctgataatgagaacattgatagagaaggtaaatgaataccaactacccgtatttcttgccttcgtcgactatgaaaaggcgtttgatagtatcaagatgtgggccatagaataagctattaataattgtagaatagattcgagatataggcaactaatacataatatatatgaaaatgcaactatgatagtacaactagacgcaAATACAAATCTCAttcccattaagagaggagtgagacaaggagacgtaatatcgccaaagcttttcaacctagccctagaagacgtcttcaaaactacaaattggtcaacctatggcattaacgttaattaCAACAAGTTAAAatacctcagattcgctgacgacatagtgattatagcgcgCACAttagaggaactgcaaattatgatggggaaactagcagccagcttccaatacgtcggcctaaaaatgaatatgaaaaaaacaaaaataatgacaaacacagatgaccccagacgtataactataaatggcagtgagatagaacaaatccagaaatatatctacctaggccaaatcctgagacttgacagagaaccaaagtgcggaaattactagaagagcaagactagcatgggcaggatttgaaaaacttagttggatacttaagaaccgcaaaataccccaatacttgaggagcaaagtgttcaaccaatgcatccttcctatcatgatatatggatgtcaaacctggaccctaaccaaggcaaacatgaataaactagccacaacagaaagaacaatggaaagagcaatgttaggtatacgagtgtcagataaaaagaggaacgactgggtaagatccaaaacaaaagtcgaggacatagcaacaaaaattgccaaacttaaatggagcttcgcgggccacactgctagacaaaaagatcaacgttggaatactacaatacaacattggagaccttacgaaagtaaacgaccaagaccacatatgagatggattgatgacattaaaagaatagctggaacaaattggaaatatgttgctcaggatagagaccgatgaaaggagttaagagaggcctatgtccaaacatggacgacaaaaggctaagaagaagaagaagaaggaccaCACTTTATATCAATAGGTTAATGATTGTCATTAAGAAGGACATGGTCTCTTCAGGAGCatttctttttatgtaaattactttATACTTTTTAAGTACCGTTTGTTTGTTGCGAAGTTATTTTTTGTGTCGAAATTTTTAATTACATTTCGAAAGTATTAACTTTGCTTATAGTGTATTTATATCTTTATTACTTTCTGTATTATTGATTTCGTTATTATTGATTTTcttatagaaaaccaacacacaccaacagacatttaaatttcaaatcaaatcacaatattattattaaaaagggaatcattaaatccttatacgatggagccaaaattacttgttctaacgaaaattcgttcttggaggaaaaacatttgttaacatctgttttattaaaaaataattatactttatagtttataaataacgaattttcaacaatcgatcgaatagaacaaaacaacaaaaggttggttttctatacacctgggTTTCGTAttcagtatcgttcttagagattaaaacatccagaaaaggtaatgtgttattatattccttttccatggtaaatgttattgtctaaaaaatttatgttttttaaataacaaacatataaaatcggaatttggtgtttattgaaggtaaaccaaatgcacgatcaaatacttgccatgtcgggatagtattatgaggttttttcctggtttttctctcataatttactatggaatcactaacaggagaattttaatgtcatcatggcatgtatttgtctttttaaagacaaataacatgttatgatcttttc from the Diabrotica undecimpunctata isolate CICGRU chromosome 1, icDiaUnde3, whole genome shotgun sequence genome contains:
- the LOC140432862 gene encoding uncharacterized protein, producing the protein MNSEEESILNENQLQDLINKYVTELQQMKNKEIVKNTAESTDVKIHNYSIRPKENKIAKEQFYLTVNYQIDEKEHKANFFIKIISKLNSLMYQIAEETSAFEKEKFFYELYVPYLKEEGFDCDYICKSYFCESDVVVLEDLDVSGYKIFEKEKYLDLDHCRACLKTMARFHADSILFELNKSKDLDWEYKLEEAFPEIFEDTVFIDLNKLIIKHCQYVVRGLRKLTSFLPDHRISEKEFVSAFDRGLSKIPKEMSDNIKNYRSVISHGCLWANKFLFKYDGDNNIISCKIVDFQSIGLQPPVYDVLSFLYMNTRKSFRDEYLQDLFDYYYQCFSSFIEKGGYTASEIISEGEFYEAYKKLRFLIKVHSMVDKSIMLIPDVIYTDHLKNDEDYTYFLFEGRPDIMVKIFLGNSYYREILTEDLIEMRSILFDDER